From the Clostridium sp. Marseille-P299 genome, one window contains:
- a CDS encoding OmpA/MotB family protein encodes MARQKKPQAPPKGAPAWTATFSDLMNLLLCFFVLLFALSSVDEEKFDQVAASMTNSFSIFKGGSSSIGEGQLIGMGVSQLNDLDIYFSSMGKTSEEVDEAIKDFEEQLKEVNGQATAEMYDKISETSTKYNLDNYVELSIDKDGSRYVSIDINGSLLYDSGKAELKSEAIPIFSKVGDILKLYEGYRISIIGHTDNVPISSAKYASNKELSSARAIKAAEYLINNKGIDPSTIEWIGRGEYDPIADNNTQEGKAKNRRIEIRIYNSFNSD; translated from the coding sequence TTGGCTAGACAAAAGAAACCACAAGCACCTCCAAAAGGAGCACCTGCTTGGACGGCAACATTCTCCGATTTAATGAATCTTTTGTTATGCTTTTTCGTACTATTATTTGCCCTTTCATCCGTTGATGAAGAAAAATTTGATCAGGTAGCAGCATCTATGACAAATAGCTTTAGTATTTTTAAAGGTGGTAGTTCATCAATTGGAGAAGGCCAGTTGATTGGAATGGGTGTTTCTCAACTAAATGATCTTGATATATATTTTTCGTCCATGGGAAAGACAAGTGAAGAAGTTGATGAAGCAATTAAAGATTTTGAGGAACAGTTAAAAGAAGTAAATGGACAAGCTACCGCAGAAATGTATGATAAAATTTCAGAAACCAGTACGAAATATAACCTAGATAACTATGTTGAATTAAGTATTGATAAAGATGGTAGCAGATATGTATCAATAGATATCAATGGTTCCCTTCTCTATGACTCAGGAAAAGCGGAGTTAAAGAGTGAAGCAATACCTATATTTTCAAAAGTTGGAGATATATTAAAACTTTACGAGGGATATCGTATCTCGATTATCGGTCATACGGATAATGTTCCAATTTCCTCAGCAAAATATGCAAGTAATAAAGAATTATCATCTGCTCGAGCAATTAAAGCAGCTGAATATTTAATAAACAATAAAGGGATAGACCCATCTACGATTGAATGGATTGGAAGAGGAGAGTACGATCCAATTGCTGATAATAACACGCAAGAAGGAAAAGCAAAAAATCGTAGAATTGAAATACGTATCTATAACTCATTTAACTCTGATTGA
- a CDS encoding FliH/SctL family protein encodes MSNLIKAYSIKYNENEKKTIDSNEKANEFQKMFLEKLGFSSVHTGKVNMSEEFTAATLEGDSFVAGIHPVALVEELDESQNPTVDLEEEHKKVKERMEEEAKQILEDAEQKAKEILENANREATYLLEKAKEDGYKAGNDAAMLELHQLKQELEDEEKKLKLEYESLMRDLEPKFVELLISFIKKLTNYAIEEKEEIILYLIEQAFGSCEASNSYIVKVSKEDYELVNSHKTELLWQLKEGVELEIVEDLLLTKTQCLIETDSRVIDCSLDIQLKNLISDLKLLAGSSSQEVQGDSYD; translated from the coding sequence TTGTCTAATTTAATCAAAGCATATTCCATTAAATATAATGAGAATGAGAAAAAAACCATTGATTCGAATGAAAAAGCAAATGAATTCCAAAAGATGTTTTTGGAAAAGCTAGGGTTCAGTTCGGTACATACAGGCAAAGTAAATATGAGTGAAGAGTTTACTGCAGCTACATTAGAAGGGGATAGCTTTGTTGCAGGTATTCATCCAGTTGCATTAGTTGAGGAACTGGATGAATCACAAAACCCTACAGTAGATTTAGAAGAAGAACATAAAAAAGTGAAAGAACGCATGGAAGAGGAAGCAAAACAAATCCTAGAAGATGCGGAACAAAAAGCAAAAGAAATCCTTGAAAATGCCAATAGAGAAGCTACCTATCTACTTGAAAAAGCAAAAGAAGATGGTTATAAAGCTGGAAATGATGCAGCTATGCTTGAATTACATCAGTTAAAGCAAGAGTTAGAAGATGAAGAAAAAAAACTCAAACTTGAATATGAATCTTTGATGAGAGATTTAGAACCTAAGTTTGTGGAACTATTAATTTCATTTATAAAGAAGCTAACGAATTATGCGATTGAGGAAAAAGAAGAAATCATTCTTTATCTCATTGAACAAGCATTTGGGTCTTGTGAAGCAAGTAACTCATATATTGTAAAAGTTTCCAAAGAAGATTATGAACTTGTGAATTCTCATAAGACAGAGCTTTTATGGCAGTTAAAAGAAGGTGTTGAATTAGAAATAGTAGAAGATCTGTTATTAACGAAAACACAATGCCTAATTGAAACAGACAGTAGAGTAATTGATTGCAGTTTAGATATACAACTTAAGAACTTGATCAGTGACTTAAAACTTCTAGCAGGTTCTTCCTCACAAGAAGTGCAAGGTGATTCGTATGATTGA
- the fliG gene encoding flagellar motor switch protein FliG: MPAKKSSNYNGLQKAAILLITLGPERSASIFKHLKEEEIEQLTLEIANTRSISPATKEEVLNEFYEVCLAQQYIAEGGINYAKDLLEKALGVDKAKEVIGKLTASLQVRPFEFVRKTDASQLLNFIQDEHPQTIALILSYLSSSQSATIIGALSPDKQADVAKRIAQMDRTSPDVIKEVEKVLEKKLASLVNQDYTIAGGVDAIVEILNTVDRGTEKHIMETLEIEEPELADEIRRKMFVFEDILTLDDKSIQRVLREVDNNELAVALKSTNEQVQTVIFNNLSKRLAAMIKEDMEFMGPVRLKDVEEAQQKIVNIIRKLEDSAEIIISRGGGDEIVV, encoded by the coding sequence ATGCCAGCTAAAAAATCAAGTAATTACAATGGCCTTCAAAAAGCAGCCATATTATTAATTACGCTAGGTCCGGAGAGATCTGCATCTATTTTTAAACATTTAAAAGAAGAGGAAATTGAGCAGTTAACTTTAGAAATAGCAAATACAAGAAGCATTTCACCTGCAACGAAAGAAGAAGTGTTAAATGAATTCTATGAAGTTTGTTTAGCACAACAGTACATAGCAGAAGGTGGAATCAACTATGCGAAGGATTTATTAGAAAAAGCCCTTGGTGTAGATAAGGCAAAAGAAGTAATCGGAAAATTGACCGCATCATTACAGGTTCGTCCATTCGAATTTGTACGAAAAACAGATGCGAGCCAATTACTCAACTTTATACAGGATGAGCATCCTCAAACAATCGCATTGATTTTATCTTATTTATCTTCTTCACAATCAGCAACAATTATTGGTGCTTTGTCTCCAGACAAGCAAGCAGATGTTGCAAAACGTATTGCACAGATGGACCGTACTTCACCAGATGTAATCAAAGAAGTTGAAAAAGTACTTGAGAAGAAACTAGCATCACTTGTGAATCAGGATTACACAATTGCAGGTGGTGTAGATGCAATTGTTGAAATCTTAAATACTGTAGATCGTGGAACAGAAAAACATATTATGGAAACTCTTGAAATTGAAGAGCCAGAACTTGCAGATGAAATTCGTAGAAAGATGTTTGTATTCGAAGATATTCTTACATTGGATGATAAATCGATTCAAAGAGTTCTTCGTGAAGTTGACAACAATGAACTTGCTGTTGCACTTAAGAGTACAAACGAACAAGTACAAACAGTTATCTTTAATAATCTATCCAAGCGTTTGGCTGCTATGATTAAAGAAGATATGGAATTTATGGGACCTGTTCGACTTAAAGATGTTGAAGAAGCTCAACAGAAAATCGTTAATATTATTAGAAAATTAGAAGACTCTGCCGAAATTATTATTTCTAGAGGTGGAGGTGACGAGATCGTTGTCTAA
- a CDS encoding flagellar hook-length control protein FliK, translating into MMTTQGAKLMTTFDFMPASNGSSSKDIKAKDGDSFSSMLSNTTAKSVDQTKNLVHTNNKKDSINQVNKDLNQSLAAMDQVNPNEQNVVVATSDNSVSSDIEKVAQLLEDAEEITSKILGLSKEELESKMEILGLSMMDLLNPASLQQLLLDTTGNDDALSLVTNEELANTFSNLLDAVNELVTESLVTQESLETIVKSEEFINFLNQSVSKEEISAMDEAEISLKTVQTENTDETDNLQDAELKEDNIVFTVERSDDTDTSNKDTNSDSKDTLKKNDSPDVNNFLDHVTASVTKTETDFNGELTTVTTVREIANQIIEEIKVVIKPSQTSMELQLNPEHLGKVNLSLTSKEGVMTAQFITQTQAAKEAIESQMQVLKQNLENQGVKVEAIEVNVSNFSFDGSNEAGNKEESGTNKGKKAFRMDIAEGIEDMEDISEVQISLSDETISNVDYSA; encoded by the coding sequence ATGATGACTACGCAAGGGGCAAAACTTATGACTACCTTTGATTTTATGCCTGCATCCAATGGATCAAGCAGTAAAGATATAAAAGCAAAGGATGGCGATTCATTCTCTAGCATGTTAAGTAATACAACTGCTAAAAGCGTGGATCAAACAAAGAATTTAGTACATACAAACAATAAAAAAGACAGTATCAATCAAGTGAATAAGGATTTGAATCAAAGTTTAGCAGCAATGGATCAAGTAAATCCAAATGAGCAGAATGTAGTAGTAGCTACATCGGATAATTCAGTGTCTAGTGATATAGAAAAAGTAGCTCAGTTATTAGAAGATGCAGAAGAAATAACAAGCAAAATCCTTGGATTATCAAAAGAAGAACTTGAAAGTAAGATGGAAATTTTGGGATTAAGTATGATGGATTTATTAAATCCTGCGTCTTTACAACAACTTCTTTTAGATACTACAGGAAATGATGATGCACTGTCTTTAGTAACAAATGAAGAATTAGCAAATACCTTTTCAAATCTGTTAGATGCAGTGAATGAATTGGTGACAGAATCTTTAGTAACACAGGAATCATTAGAAACGATTGTAAAATCAGAGGAATTTATTAATTTTTTAAATCAATCAGTTTCTAAGGAAGAGATAAGTGCTATGGATGAAGCAGAGATATCCTTAAAAACAGTTCAAACTGAAAATACAGATGAAACAGATAACTTGCAGGATGCCGAGCTGAAAGAAGATAATATTGTATTTACAGTAGAACGTAGTGATGATACGGATACGTCAAATAAAGATACCAATAGCGATTCTAAGGATACATTAAAGAAAAATGATTCTCCAGATGTTAATAATTTTCTAGATCATGTTACTGCTAGTGTTACGAAAACAGAAACTGATTTTAATGGTGAATTAACTACCGTTACTACAGTAAGAGAAATCGCAAATCAAATTATAGAAGAAATTAAAGTAGTAATAAAGCCATCACAAACTTCGATGGAATTACAATTAAATCCAGAGCATCTAGGTAAGGTGAATTTATCACTAACTTCAAAAGAGGGCGTTATGACTGCACAATTCATAACTCAGACGCAAGCTGCAAAAGAGGCAATTGAGAGTCAAATGCAAGTGTTAAAACAAAACTTAGAGAACCAAGGTGTTAAGGTAGAGGCAATTGAAGTAAATGTTTCAAATTTCTCGTTTGACGGAAGTAATGAGGCAGGAAATAAAGAGGAATCAGGAACAAACAAAGGGAAAAAAGCGTTTCGCATGGACATAGCTGAAGGTATAGAAGATATGGAAGATATCTCAGAGGTTCAGATAAGTTTATCAGATGAAACGATATCAAATGTTGATTATTCTGCATAG
- a CDS encoding flagellar hook protein FlgE has product MMRSLYSGVSGLRVHQTKMDVIGNNISNVNTVGFKSSSVTFSDILYQTTKVASGPNVETGTAGTNATQIGLGSSLASITTNIGKVGGSQRTDNAFDVMIEGDGFFVVNNGNGNYFTRAGSFQVDAAGTLCTATGAKVMGWQVDKNNPNKTASDKVSELKVMSPENQISAPKATSDAYLTGNIDMNDTQLESDTGRPISMSFYDNLGNKYNASFKIVKDPAADTNSVFKIKLSDITNESGDSIFVNKVEAEDGTITYEASSITNFNFGLEDGENITVEVDEDTGEVDIDMEGFDIYFNGSTGEFLSVGEERTDTDTKLDALTFKVNSDPDRFSPIKMDFSKLTMFSNSGKSSVVANTGSIDGTGKGNAAGELSGISIDQAGKIYGVYDNGDNKLLGQIVVATFANPAGLEAVGNNMYAATQNSGEFDGIGQDVTSTGGSFETGVLEMSNVDLSSEFTEMITTQRGFQANSRIITTSDTLLEELINLKR; this is encoded by the coding sequence ATGATGAGATCATTATATTCTGGTGTATCAGGTTTACGTGTACATCAGACAAAGATGGATGTAATTGGTAACAATATATCCAACGTTAATACAGTAGGGTTTAAAAGTAGTTCTGTAACATTTTCAGATATTTTATATCAAACAACTAAGGTGGCATCTGGTCCAAATGTAGAGACAGGTACAGCCGGAACAAATGCGACTCAAATCGGTTTAGGTTCTTCCTTAGCTTCTATTACAACTAATATTGGTAAAGTTGGGGGTTCACAAAGAACAGATAATGCCTTTGACGTTATGATTGAAGGAGATGGCTTCTTTGTCGTAAACAATGGGAATGGAAATTACTTTACAAGAGCAGGTTCTTTCCAAGTAGATGCTGCGGGTACCTTATGTACAGCAACAGGTGCAAAAGTAATGGGATGGCAAGTTGATAAAAACAATCCTAACAAAACTGCTTCTGACAAAGTTTCTGAACTAAAAGTTATGTCACCAGAAAATCAGATTTCAGCGCCAAAAGCAACATCAGATGCTTATCTTACTGGAAATATTGATATGAATGACACACAATTAGAATCGGATACAGGACGTCCAATCAGCATGTCATTTTATGATAATTTAGGTAATAAATATAATGCTTCCTTTAAAATTGTAAAAGACCCAGCTGCAGATACAAATAGTGTATTTAAAATTAAACTATCTGATATCACGAATGAAAGTGGAGATTCTATTTTCGTAAATAAGGTGGAAGCTGAGGATGGTACTATTACATATGAAGCATCTTCCATTACGAACTTTAACTTTGGTCTTGAAGATGGAGAAAATATTACTGTTGAAGTAGATGAAGATACAGGTGAAGTTGATATTGATATGGAAGGTTTTGATATCTATTTCAATGGAAGTACTGGTGAATTTCTAAGTGTTGGTGAAGAAAGAACGGATACAGATACTAAATTAGATGCTTTAACATTTAAAGTAAATTCTGATCCAGATAGATTCTCACCGATTAAAATGGATTTTTCGAAATTAACGATGTTTTCAAATAGCGGTAAATCAAGCGTAGTTGCAAACACTGGTAGCATTGATGGAACTGGAAAAGGTAATGCTGCTGGTGAATTATCAGGCATTTCCATCGATCAAGCAGGTAAAATCTATGGTGTATATGATAATGGAGATAATAAATTACTCGGTCAAATTGTTGTAGCAACCTTTGCAAATCCTGCAGGTCTTGAAGCGGTAGGCAATAATATGTATGCAGCAACACAAAACTCTGGTGAATTTGATGGAATTGGACAAGACGTTACATCAACTGGTGGTTCCTTTGAAACTGGTGTATTAGAAATGTCAAACGTTGATTTATCTTCTGAATTTACAGAAATGATTACAACACAAAGAGGTTTCCAGGCAAATTCAAGAATTATCACAACTTCAGATACGCTTTTAGAAGAATTAATTAATTTAAAACGTTAG
- a CDS encoding TIGR02530 family flagellar biosynthesis protein, with the protein MSQFINNKYTSIEQVAGQFLANKNKTTGKINEKTSSFEEVLLSTQSAKETTELKFSKHANERLVSRNIDLSESQYRRLESGARKASEKGMRESLVMVDNLAFIVNVNNKTVVTAVSGEEERVFTNIDGAVIM; encoded by the coding sequence ATGTCACAATTTATAAATAATAAATATACTTCCATAGAGCAAGTGGCGGGTCAGTTTCTTGCAAATAAGAATAAAACTACAGGGAAGATAAATGAAAAGACAAGTTCTTTTGAAGAGGTCTTATTATCAACCCAATCAGCCAAAGAAACTACTGAGTTAAAATTTTCGAAACATGCAAACGAACGACTGGTTAGCAGAAATATTGATTTATCCGAATCACAATATAGACGCTTAGAGTCAGGTGCTAGAAAAGCTAGTGAAAAAGGTATGAGAGAGTCCTTAGTAATGGTTGATAACTTAGCATTTATTGTAAATGTTAATAACAAGACCGTCGTTACAGCAGTAAGTGGTGAAGAAGAAAGAGTTTTTACTAATATTGATGGTGCTGTAATTATGTAA
- a CDS encoding flagellar hook capping FlgD N-terminal domain-containing protein has translation MSTTASVTNGILEQTEAISSTNVRKTGTSELGKDAFLQLLVCQMKNQDPLNPSSDTEFVSQLATFSQLEQLQNLTASSDKSQAFSLVGKDVIVQNTDSSGNKTEVSGTVDFISMSGSKIYLSIENNLYSLDDLVSVIDTSYLVQKGSPTITNTQKLEYDAQVPSDLTFDVSLGEGDYVASEIAVVINGNILDSSLISLNGTKVTISKDAMAKMSNGTYGVTVVFNDPNYTTVSDKVSLTVSNSKAVEGSDDTDGTNETEDSKEETIDAIA, from the coding sequence ATGTCGACTACAGCGTCAGTTACAAATGGTATTCTTGAACAAACAGAAGCAATTTCTTCAACGAATGTAAGGAAAACTGGAACATCCGAACTTGGAAAAGATGCTTTTTTACAATTATTAGTATGCCAAATGAAAAATCAGGATCCGCTAAATCCAAGTTCTGATACTGAATTCGTATCACAGCTTGCTACATTTTCTCAATTGGAGCAGTTACAAAATTTAACGGCTTCTTCAGACAAGTCTCAAGCATTTTCCTTAGTCGGAAAAGATGTTATAGTTCAGAATACGGATTCTAGTGGAAATAAAACAGAAGTATCTGGAACAGTTGATTTCATCTCAATGTCAGGTTCAAAAATTTATTTATCAATTGAAAATAATTTATATAGCCTAGATGATTTAGTAAGCGTGATTGATACATCATACTTAGTACAAAAAGGATCACCAACCATAACAAATACTCAAAAATTAGAATATGATGCACAAGTGCCATCCGATTTGACCTTTGACGTTAGCCTTGGAGAGGGTGATTATGTTGCCAGTGAAATAGCTGTTGTTATTAACGGTAATATCCTTGATTCATCTTTGATATCTTTAAATGGAACGAAGGTTACAATTTCAAAGGATGCTATGGCAAAGATGTCTAATGGTACCTATGGAGTTACTGTAGTGTTTAATGATCCAAATTATACAACAGTTTCAGATAAAGTTTCATTAACAGTTTCAAATTCAAAAGCAGTTGAGGGATCAGATGATACGGATGGAACGAACGAAACAGAGGATTCAAAAGAAGAAACAATTGATGCAATTGCTTAA
- the fliI gene encoding flagellar protein export ATPase FliI, with protein sequence MRMIDFSKYQKLLTKNYADSMGRVTKIVGLTVESIGPDASVNDLCSIISSDKKRTVDAEVIGFRDDRLLLMPYEDITGIGVGSMVINRNKPLMVRVGDELLGKVLDGLGNPMDGEELNLNQFYPVDEKAPDPMDRVLIEDVLPLGVKAVDALLTIGKGQRIGIFAGSGVGKSTLLGMFARNTKADINVIALIGERGREVKEFIERDLGPEGLSRSVLVIATSDKPALIRKKAAKTATAIAEYFRDQGKDVLLMMDSLTRFSMAQREIGLASGEPPVSRGYPPSVYSEMPKLLERAGNGAIGSITGLYTVLVDGDDFNEPITDTARGILDGHIMLSRKLAHKNHYPAIDVLSSISRVMSSIASKEHKKLAGKFKMVLATYNEAEDLINIGAYKAGSNKSIDYAISKINQVNAFLCQEVDEKSDFDDTIAMLEGIFNE encoded by the coding sequence ATTCGTATGATTGATTTTAGTAAATACCAAAAGCTTTTAACGAAGAATTATGCAGATAGTATGGGTCGAGTAACTAAAATCGTTGGACTTACTGTTGAATCCATAGGACCAGATGCAAGTGTAAATGACTTATGTAGTATCATTTCAAGTGATAAAAAAAGGACAGTAGATGCAGAAGTAATCGGCTTTCGTGATGATAGACTTTTACTCATGCCTTATGAAGATATTACAGGTATTGGCGTTGGTAGTATGGTTATTAATAGAAACAAACCTCTAATGGTACGTGTTGGAGATGAATTACTAGGCAAAGTACTAGATGGACTGGGCAATCCAATGGATGGTGAAGAATTGAATTTAAATCAATTTTACCCAGTAGATGAAAAGGCACCAGATCCAATGGACCGAGTACTGATTGAGGATGTATTACCTCTTGGCGTAAAAGCTGTGGATGCATTATTAACGATTGGTAAAGGACAGCGTATCGGTATATTTGCCGGTAGTGGTGTTGGAAAAAGTACACTGCTTGGTATGTTTGCAAGAAATACAAAAGCTGACATAAATGTTATTGCTTTAATTGGAGAACGTGGTAGAGAAGTAAAAGAGTTTATTGAAAGAGATCTTGGACCAGAAGGTTTAAGCCGTTCAGTTCTTGTTATTGCTACTTCGGATAAGCCTGCATTGATACGTAAAAAAGCTGCAAAGACAGCAACAGCGATTGCTGAGTATTTTAGAGACCAGGGGAAAGACGTTTTATTAATGATGGACTCGTTAACTCGTTTTTCTATGGCTCAAAGAGAGATTGGACTTGCTAGTGGAGAACCTCCAGTTTCTAGAGGATATCCACCAAGTGTGTATTCTGAAATGCCAAAACTACTTGAGAGAGCTGGAAACGGAGCAATCGGTTCTATTACTGGTCTTTATACAGTTTTAGTAGATGGTGATGATTTTAATGAACCAATTACAGATACAGCAAGAGGTATTTTAGATGGGCATATTATGTTATCCAGAAAATTAGCACATAAAAATCACTATCCAGCGATTGATGTTTTATCAAGTATTTCCCGTGTTATGAGTTCCATTGCTTCAAAAGAGCATAAAAAACTGGCTGGGAAATTTAAGATGGTATTAGCTACATACAATGAAGCGGAAGATTTAATTAATATAGGTGCATATAAGGCTGGTTCCAATAAAAGTATAGACTATGCTATTTCAAAGATAAATCAAGTCAATGCATTTTTATGTCAAGAAGTTGATGAAAAATCCGACTTTGATGATACAATTGCGATGCTAGAAGGAATTTTTAATGAATAG
- a CDS encoding magnesium transporter MgtE N-terminal domain-containing protein, with the protein MAKRNKTADFETENENKKLGSKLFTVIIVFVIILVWLAIFGFIIKLDIGGLGTSLRPALKNIPVLNLVLPEVSDEQLAYEENYPYANMTEAINQIKALELQIDSLSSGNKEYETLIADLKAEVERLKVFEENQLAFEERVKEFDKNVVFNSNAPDIEEYKAYYEEINPTTAEEIYRLVLESLQYDEAIEEKAKILKTMKPSQAAAVLEEMTADVGWAAKVLLSMKPDESAAILNKMDQLYAAKLFKKMSDMDEERYNSIMSSME; encoded by the coding sequence ATGGCGAAAAGAAATAAAACTGCGGATTTTGAAACAGAAAATGAAAATAAGAAATTAGGAAGTAAGCTATTTACCGTAATTATCGTATTTGTAATTATATTAGTATGGCTTGCAATCTTTGGATTTATTATCAAACTTGATATCGGTGGTCTTGGAACATCACTTAGACCAGCTTTAAAAAATATACCTGTATTAAATTTGGTGTTGCCAGAGGTATCCGATGAACAATTAGCATATGAAGAAAACTACCCATATGCAAATATGACAGAAGCAATTAATCAAATTAAAGCATTAGAGCTTCAAATTGATTCTTTATCTTCTGGAAACAAAGAATATGAAACATTAATTGCTGATTTAAAGGCCGAAGTAGAACGTTTAAAAGTTTTTGAAGAGAATCAATTAGCTTTTGAAGAACGTGTTAAGGAATTTGATAAAAATGTAGTATTTAATTCAAATGCTCCTGATATTGAAGAATATAAGGCTTATTATGAAGAAATAAATCCAACCACAGCAGAAGAAATTTATCGTTTGGTGCTTGAAAGCCTTCAATATGATGAGGCAATTGAAGAAAAAGCCAAAATACTTAAGACTATGAAGCCATCACAAGCAGCAGCAGTTTTAGAAGAGATGACAGCAGATGTGGGTTGGGCAGCTAAAGTGCTTCTTTCAATGAAACCGGATGAAAGTGCAGCTATTTTAAATAAAATGGATCAGCTATATGCGGCAAAATTATTTAAGAAAATGTCTGATATGGATGAAGAAAGATACAACAGTATCATGAGTAGTATGGAGTAA
- a CDS encoding flagellar FlbD family protein, whose translation MINLTRINDISFTLNSDLIETIDEVPDTVITLTTGKKIFVKESRQEVIDLVKDYKREIFNQIKIE comes from the coding sequence ATGATTAATTTAACGAGGATTAATGATATTTCATTTACATTGAATTCGGATTTAATTGAAACAATTGACGAGGTTCCAGATACTGTTATTACTCTTACTACAGGGAAAAAGATATTTGTAAAAGAAAGTAGGCAAGAAGTAATTGACTTGGTTAAGGATTATAAAAGAGAAATCTTTAATCAAATAAAAATAGAATAG
- the fliJ gene encoding flagellar export protein FliJ — MKKFNYRMQSILEIKYKLEDQEKTNYSIAKMKLNEEEEKLNALLHRRNQYEESLCMRMNETLNIIEIKRLQDGIESLKVFIKIQALQVKKAEQAVELAVAKLNLAMKDRKIQEKLREQAFETYLKDIELEERKEVDELVSFSYGKVEPDN, encoded by the coding sequence ATGAAGAAATTCAATTATCGAATGCAAAGCATTCTTGAAATTAAATATAAATTAGAAGATCAAGAAAAGACGAATTACAGCATTGCTAAGATGAAATTAAATGAAGAAGAGGAAAAATTAAATGCCTTGCTTCATAGAAGAAATCAATATGAAGAATCCTTGTGTATGCGCATGAATGAAACTTTAAATATTATTGAAATCAAGCGTTTACAAGATGGAATAGAATCCTTAAAGGTATTTATAAAAATCCAAGCTCTTCAAGTAAAAAAAGCTGAGCAAGCGGTAGAACTTGCAGTAGCAAAATTGAATCTTGCGATGAAGGATAGAAAAATCCAAGAAAAATTAAGAGAGCAGGCTTTTGAAACTTATCTTAAGGATATTGAACTAGAAGAGCGCAAAGAAGTAGATGAATTAGTTAGCTTTTCCTATGGCAAAGTAGAGCCAGATAATTAA
- a CDS encoding motility protein A: MDFASLVGIIMAMVVMIYGMVVEDGFGALIAFWDVASVFITFGGAFLCVLIMSPSISVYLSYIKSFLLIFKPVATNEGETIKTIIELSNIARKEGLLSLEEAANNIDDEFLKKGVLLIVDGTDPELVRSIMETELGCIEDRHGAVIEFWENLGSMGPAWGMIGTLIGLINMLGKLDDVAAVGPGMAVALVTTFYGSVLANWICIPVSTKLKANNGAEIKMKEVMVEGLLSIQAGENPRVIEEKLKSFLSPAKRNELLSHEGGEMIG; encoded by the coding sequence TTGGATTTTGCATCTCTCGTAGGTATCATCATGGCAATGGTTGTTATGATATATGGTATGGTTGTAGAGGACGGCTTTGGTGCTTTAATAGCGTTCTGGGATGTTGCTTCTGTATTTATTACATTTGGTGGTGCCTTTTTATGCGTACTTATAATGAGTCCTAGTATATCCGTATATTTATCTTACATAAAAAGCTTTTTACTTATTTTTAAACCAGTAGCAACAAACGAAGGTGAGACAATTAAAACAATAATTGAATTATCCAATATTGCTAGAAAAGAAGGTTTATTATCCCTTGAAGAAGCAGCCAACAACATAGATGATGAATTCTTAAAAAAGGGTGTTTTATTAATTGTTGACGGTACTGATCCAGAGTTAGTACGTAGTATTATGGAAACAGAACTTGGTTGTATTGAAGATAGACATGGAGCCGTAATTGAATTCTGGGAAAATCTTGGTAGTATGGGTCCTGCCTGGGGTATGATTGGTACCTTAATTGGTCTCATTAACATGCTTGGTAAATTGGATGACGTTGCAGCGGTTGGTCCTGGTATGGCAGTTGCACTTGTAACAACTTTCTATGGTTCTGTACTTGCTAACTGGATTTGTATACCAGTATCTACAAAATTAAAAGCAAACAATGGTGCAGAAATTAAAATGAAGGAAGTAATGGTAGAAGGTCTTTTATCAATTCAGGCTGGCGAAAATCCTAGAGTTATTGAAGAAAAATTAAAATCCTTCTTATCACCAGCTAAGAGAAACGAATTGTTAAGTCATGAAGGCGGTGAAATGATTGGCTAG